A stretch of DNA from Streptomyces rubradiris:
CCCGGTCACCCACGCCTGCACCCGGCCGGCCTTGGCGGGTCCGGCGTCGGAGACCAGGGTCTCCGGGTAGCGCGCGAGGACCGCGTCCCCGGCCGGGCCGACGTACCGCACGGCCCCGGCCCCGCCGCGCAGCGCCCCGGACACCGCCAGCACGGCCGCGCCCGGGTACCGGGCCGAGCCCGCCGCGATCCCGACCACCCCGCGCCGGTACTTGTCGCTCTCCGCCTCCGGGGTCGGCAACAGCCGCGCCACGTCCGCGTGTTGCAGGGCTTGCAGTACGGCGTCGGCGGGCGGCGGTTCGATGCCGATGCCGACGAACCGGACCACTCCGGCGTACTCCCGCGCGGGGTCCACCAGCAGTCCGGGCTTGTACGCGCCGAAGGTGACGGTCAGGTCGGCGCGCAGCGCGGCCCCCCGCACCTCCCCGGTGTCCGCGTCGACGCCGCTGGGCAGGTCCACGGCGACGACGGCGGCCCCGGACCGCTCGACCGCCTCGGCGAGCCGTGCCGCGTCCGGCCGCAGCCCGCCCTTGCCGCCGATGCCGACGATGCCGTCCACGACCAGGCGGGCCCGCGCGACCGCCGCCTCACCCCGGTCCGCCGTGACCGCCCGGCCGCCCGCCCGGCGCAGCGCGGCGAGCCCGGCGGTGTGGGTGCGTCCGGGCGCGAGCAGGACGGCGGTCACCCCGGCGCCGCGCCGGGCCAGCCGGGCCCCGGCGTACAGGGCGTCCCCGCCGTTGTCCCCGCTGCCCACCAGCAGCACCACCCGGCTGCCGGACACCCGCCCGAGCAGTCCGGCGCAGGCGGCGGCCAGTCCGGCGGCGGCCCGCCGCATCAGCGCGCCCTCCGGCAGCCGTGCCATCAGGGCCCGTTCGGCCGCCCTTACCGTCTCCACGCTGTACGCAGTACGCATGGCACCGAGTCTGCCCCCGAACCGGGGCCGTCCACACCCGGCGCGGGCCCGGTCAGCCCTCGGCGACCACCACGGCCGAGGCCACCCCGGCGTCGTGACTGAGCGACACGTGCCAGGCCCGCACGCCCAGCTCGGCCGCGCGCGCGGCCACCGTGCCCTTGACCCGCAGGCGGGGCTGGCCGCTGTCCTCCACGTACACCTCAGCGTCGGTCCAGTGCAGTCCCGGCGGTGCCCCCAGCGCCTTGGCCAGCGCCTCCTTGGCGGCGAACCGGGCCGCCAGCGAGGCGATGCCGCGCCGTTCCCCGCTGGGCAGCAGCAGTTCACGCTCCACGAACAACCGGCCGGCCAGCCCCGGCGTCCGCTCCAGGGATGCCCGGAACCGGTCGATCTCGGCGACGTCGATGCCCACCCCGATGATGCTCATGCCGAGCACCCTACGGCCCGGGCCGACGGCATACCGGCGACACCACGTCGCCTACGCTGCGGGCATGACCTCAACGAACGCTTATCTCTCCGGCCTGTTCTCGCTGGACGGCCGTGTCGCGCTGGTGACCGGCGGCAGCTCTGGCATCGGGCGGGCCGTCGCGGGGGCGCTGGCGCGGGCCGGGGCGAGCGTCGTGATCGTGGCCCGGCGTGAGCGCGAACTCACCGACACGGTCGCGGAGTTGACGGCCGACGGCTGCCGGGCGGCCTGGGTGAGCGGTGATCTGGGCAGCCGGGACGGGGTGCGCGCGGTCGCCGAGGACGCGGCGGCCGTGTTCGGGGAGCCCGACATCCTCGTCAACTCCGCCGGGATCAACCTCCGTCCGCCGCTGGGCGAGCTGGGCGAGGACGTGTGGGACGCCACCATGGCGGTGAACCTGGAGGCGCCGTTCCTGCTGGGGCAGCGGTTCGGGCCGGGGATGGCCGAGCGGGGCTTCGGCCGGATCATCCACATCAGCTCCCAGCAGGCGCACCGGGCGTTCGTGCAGAGCGGTGCCTACGGCGTGTCGAAGGGCGGGCTGGAGTCGCTGGCCCGTTCCCAGGCCGAGGCCTGGTCACCGTACGGGGTCACCTGCAACACCCTGGTGCCGGGCTTCGTGATGACCCCGCTCAACGCGCGGCTGTCGGCCGACCCCGAGCGGGTGGCGGCCCTGGCCGCGCGCACGATGACCGGCCGCAACGGCCTGGCCGAGGACTTCGCGGGCGCGGCCGTGTTCCTGGCGAGCGGCGCCTCCGCCTATGTCACCGGCCAGTCGATCCACGTGGACGGCGGCCTGTCCGTCCACTGAGCGTCCGCGCGCACCGCCCTCAAGATCACGACCGGGCGGTGGCCCAGTAGCCTTCCCGGTGACCGGCGTCGCGCACGTCAGCTCGGCGCCCACGCACACAACGGGAGGACAGCACCTTGAAGTCGAGGTTCCTGGGCAGCGCGCTCACCACCGCCGTTCTCGTCGGCACGGCCCTCACCGGGACCGTCGTCGGCGCCGGTTCCGCCTCCGCGGCGTCCCTGCCGAAGGACTGCAGCAAGGCGATCGTCAACGTCAAGGCCAAGGAGACCGTCAACGTCCGCACGTCCCCGAAGACGACCGCCACGGCCGTCGGCATCTGGGGCAAGGGCCGCAAGGGCACGCTGTGCAACGACGGCAAGGCCTACAAGGGCGGCTCGTACACGGCCTGCGGCAAGAAGAGCAACCTGTGGTACTACGGCGGCGAGAAGAAGACCGGCTGGGTGCCGAAGACCTGCATCAACTGGTGACCACCGGCCCGGCCCGACCGGGCGGAACGGTACGGGGCGAACGGTGTCCGGCCGTGCGCCCCGCACCGCCCCCTCACTCCACGGTGACGGACTTCGCCAGGTTCCGGGGCTGGTCCACCTCGTTGCCCCGGGCCGTGGCCAGTTCGCAGGCGAAGACCTGCAACGGCACGGTGGCCACCAGTGGCTGGAGCAGCGTCGGCGTGGCCGGGATGCGGATCAGGTGGTCGGCGTAGGGGACCACCGTCTCGTCGCCCTCCTCGGCGATGACGATGGTACGGGCGCCACGCGCGCGGATCTCCTGGATGTTGGACACGATCTTGTCGTGCAGGAGGGACCGGCCGCGCGGGGACGGTACGACCACCACCACCGGAAGGTCCTCCTCGATCAGCGCGATCGGGCCGTGCTTCAGCTCGCCGGCGGCGAAGCCCTCGGCGTGCATGTAGGCGAGTTCCTTGAGCTTCAGCGCGCCTTCCAGGGCCACCGGGTAGCCGACGTGCCGGCCGAGGAAGAGGACGGTGTTCTTCGTGGCCAGGGTGCGGGCCAGCGCCCGGACCGGCTCCATGGTCTCCAGGACCCGTTCCACCTCGTGCGAGATCCGGGACAGGTCCTTGATGACCGCGTGGACCTCGTCGCCCCACTTGGTGCCGCGCACCTGGCCGAGGTACAGGGCGACCAGGTAGCAGGCGACGAGCTGGGTGAGGAAGGCCTTGGTCGAGGCGACGGCGACCTCGGGGCCGGCGTGCGTGTAGAGCACGGCGTCGGACTCGCGGGGGATGGTCGAGCCGTTGGTGTTGCAGATCGCCAGCACCTTGGAGCCCTGTTCGCGGGCGTGGCGCAGCGCCATCAGGGTGTCCATGGTCTCGCCGGACTGGGAGATGGCGATCACCAGGGAGCGGCCGTCCAGGATCGGGTCCCGGTAGCGGAACTCGCTGGCCAGCTCGACCTCGCAGGGGATGCGGGTCCAGTGCTCGATGGCGTACTTGGCGATCAGGCCGGCGTGGAAGGCCGTACCGCAGGCGACGATGACGACCTTGTCGACCTCGCGCAGTTCGGAGGGGCTGATCCGCACCTCGTCCAGGGTCAGCGAGCCGCTGGGGTCGATGCGGCCGAGCAGGGTGTCGGCGACGGCCTTGGGCTGCTCGGCGATCTCCTTGAGCATGAAGTAGTCGTAGCCGCCCTTCTCGGCGGCGGAGGCGTCCCAGTCCACGTGGTAGGAGCGGATGTCGGCGGGGCGGCCGTCGAAGCCGGTCACCGTGACGCCGTCCCGGCGCAGTTCGACCACCTGGTCCTGGCCCAGCTCGATCGCGGAGCGGGTGTGGGCGATGAACGCGGCGACGTCGGAGGCCAGGAACGCCTCGCCCTCGCCGACGCCCACCACCAGCGGGGAGTTGCGGCGGGCGCCGACCACCACGTCCGGTGCGTCGGCGTGCACCGCGACCAGGGTGAACGCGCCTTCCAGGCGGCGGCACACCAGCCGCATCGCCTCGGCGAGGTCGGCGGTGACCGAGAACTCCTCGGCGAGCAGGTGGGCGACGACCTCGGTGTCCGTCTCGGAGGTCAACTCGTGCCCGCGCTCGGCGAGTTCGGCGCGCAGCACGGCGAAGTTCTCGATGATGCCGTTGTGCACCACGGCGACCCGGCCCGCGTTGTCCAGGTGAGGGTGCGCGTTGGCGTCCGTGGGCCCGCCATGGGTGGCCCAGCGGGTGTGCCCGATGCCGGTCGAGCCGGTCGGCAGCGGCCGTTCGACCAGCTCCTTCTCCAGGTTGACCAGCTTCCCGGCCTTCTTCGCGGCGGCCAGCCCGCCGTCCGCGAGCACGGCGACCCCCGCCGAGTCGTAGCCCCGGTACTCCAGCCGCTTCAGCCCGGCCATCACGACATCCAGCGCCGACTGTGACCCTACGTATCCCACGATTCCGCACATGAGCGGCAGCCTAAGGTCCACAACCGATCAGAAACGGCCCTACCTTGCCCGAAATCAGAAATTCCCACCGTCGTACGAAGGGTCATGGGGGCACACTCCCCACCGAGACGTGCTGCCCGGGATGAGAGAAGAGTCGCATGCCGCGTTACACGGATTTCGACTTCGGTGTCTCCCGAGTGATGGGCTACTTCCATCAGGACTGGTATCACGACGGCGACAACGCCGCCGATGTCGTCGCAAGACAGCTCGCGGCCTCGTGCGACGAGGAGGCACTGGCGCTGCGCCGGGACGCCCGGACTCTCGGCCTCCTTCCCTCACCCGCGCTGAAGGTGCTGTGGTACGCCGGTGCGGAACACATGCCGAACATCGAGTGGCTGGGAGGCGCGGCCGAGTGGACGCGAACGCTCGTCCGGCTGTGTGACGCGCGGCTGTCGGCCTCGGAGGTACGCCCGTGCACGGGCGCGGACGCGGAGGACGGCGCCGCTTGCCTCGACGCGGTCCTCGACGAGATCGACGCGGCGCGGTTCCTGGCCCCCGAGGTCCGTACGGCGCTCACCGACTGCGCGCGCCGGTGCACCCCGGACCTGGCGTTCCGGGTGCTGCTGAGGACGATGACGCACGCGCCGGACGCTTCGCTGTCCCGGGAGCGGTACCGGAGGCTGGAAGCCGTCGGATCGGCCCTCCGGTACGGCGAGTTCGTCGTGGACAACGCGAAGTACCTGGTCGTGCGGCCGTAGCGGGACGGATGGTGACCCTCCCCGGACGGGTAGGGAAGGGACACCGCCGGATCTGCCCGGAGGCCACGTGACGCACCCCACCCCGCCGCCCCGTTCAAACTCCGTTAACAATGGACTGTGATCTCACCGGTCTCCTCGATGCCCCGGAGCGCCCACCGGCACAGGCCGGAGGCGACTCCCTACGTCGATCTCACCCGCGCCGAGTGGAGCGCGCTGCGCGACAAGACGCCGTTGCCGCTCAGCGCCGAGGAGGTGGAGAAGCTCCGCGGTCTGGGTGACGTCATCGACCTGGACGAGGTGCGGGACATCTACCTCCCGCTCTCCCGGCTCCTCAACCTCTACGTCGGCGCCACGGACGGTCTGCGCGGCGCGCTGAACACCTTCCTCGGGGAGAAGGGCTCCCAGTCCGGCACCCCCTTCGTGATAGGCGTCGCCGGCTCCGTGGCCGTCGGCAAGTCCACCGTCGCCCGCCTGCTCCAGGCCCTGCTCTCCCGCTGGCCCGAGCACCCCCGCGTGGAACTGGTCACGACGGACGGCTTCCTGCTGCCCACCCGGGAGCTGGAGGCCCGCGGCCTGATGTCGCGGAAAGGTTTCCCCGAGTCCTACGACCGCCGGGCCCTGACCCGTTTCGTCGCCGACATCAAGGCCGGCAAGGACGAGGTGTCGGCACCGGTCTACTCCCACCTGATCTACGACATCGTGCCGGGCGAGCGCCTCGTCGTCCGCCGCCCGGACATCCTCATCGTCGAGGGGCTGAACGTCCTCCAGCCCGCGCTGCCCGGCAAGGACGGCCGTACCCGGGTCGGTCTCGCCGACTACTTCGACTTCAGCGTGTACGTCGACGCGAGCACCGAGGACATCGAGCGCTGGTACCTCAGCCGCTTCCGGAAGCTGCGGCAGACCGCCTTCCAGGACCCGTCGTCGTACTTCCGCAAGTACACCCAGGTCTCCGAGGAGGAGGCCCTGGACTACGCGCGCATGCTCTGGCGGACCATCAATCAGCCGAACCTGGTGGAGAACATCGCCCCGACCCGGGGCCGGGCCACCCTCATCCTGCGCAAGGGCCCGGACCACAAGGTGCAGCGGCTGCGGCTGCGCAAGCTGTAGCCGGTCCGGTTGGATGGGCGCATGCTGCATCTGCGCCTGATCACCCCGGCCGGGCAGACGGAGGAGGTGGTGCGGCTGATCGAGCGGACGGTCGGCACCACCCACCTCGTCGTCCTGCCCGGCACCGCCCGCGACCCCGTCGGCGACCTCGTCCTGTGCGACGTGGCGCGCGAGGCGGCCGACGAACTCATCGCCGGACTGCGGCGGCTGGGCCTGGAGGACACCGGTTCCATAGCCGTGGAGGACATCGGCCTGTCGCTGTCCCGGCGGGCCGAGGAGGCCGAGAAGGAGGCGCCCGGCGAGGGCGCGGACGCGGTGCTGTGGGAGGGCCTGATCGAGGCCACCCACGAGGAGTCGACGCTCTCGGTCACCTACCTCGCCTTCATCACCCTGGCCACGATGATCGCCGCCTGCGGTGTGGTGCTGGACAACGCGATCCTGATCGTGGGCGCGATGGCGGTCGGCCCGGAGTTCGGCCCGCTGGCCGGCATCAGCGCGGCCCTGGTACGGCGCCGTCCGCGCCTGGCCTGGCGCTCGCTGCTCGCACTGCTGGTGGGCTTCGCGGTGGCCATGGCCTTGACCAGCGCGTTCAGCCTGCTGATGGACGCGACCGGGCTGTTCAGCGAGGACCGACTGGAGGGCGCCCGGCCGAACACCGGGTTCATCTACGCCCCCGACTGGTTCTCCTTCGTCGTGGCCGTGCTCGCCGGCGTCGCCGGCATCCTGTCCCTGACCTCCGCCAAGTCGGGCGCCCTGGTGGGCGTGGCCATCTCCGTGACCACGGTCCCGGCCGCGGCCAACGCGGCGGTGGCGCTGGCCTACGGCGACACGTCACAGACCAGCGGCTCGACCGTCCAGCTCCTGCTGAACCTGCTGGGCATCGTGCTGGCGGGGACCCTCACGCTGCTCGCCCAGAAGCATTTCTGGGAGCGCCGGCTCAAGCGCTCCTGAAGGGGCGCGGGGCTGTGCCGATGTGCGGCTCCGCCGCGTGGCCGCGACCGGCCACGACGAACCCGCGGCCCGCAACGCACAGCCCCCACCGCCCCGGACCCGGGACCCGGCGGCCCTACCCGAGCGCCGCCTTCACCGCGTCGGCCAGCCGCCCCGCGACCGCCCGCGCCTGCTCGATGTCCGCGGCCTCGACCATCACCCGCACCAGCGGCTCGGTACCCGACGGCCGCAGCAACACCCGCCCGGTCTCGCCGAGTTCGTGCTCCGCCTCGGCGACCGCGGCGGCGAGGTCCGCGGATGTCCTCACCCGCGACTTGTCCACGTCCGGCACATTGATCAGGACCTGCGGCAGCCGCTCCATGACGGAGGCCAGCTCGCGCAGCGTACGGCCGGTCTGGGCGACCCGCGCCGCCAGCAGCAGGCCGGTCAGCGTGCCGTCGCCGGTGGTGGCGTGGTCGAGGATGATGACGTGCCCGGACTGCTCGCCGCCGAGGGCGTAGCCGTGCTCCTTCATCTCCTCCAGGACGTACCGGTCGCCCACGGCCGTCTGCACGAGCCGGATGCCCTCGCGTTCCATCGCCAGCTTGAAGCCGAGGTTGGACATCACGGTGGCCACCACCGTGTCGGCGGGCAGCGCGGACCGCTCCCGCAGGGCCAGCGCGAGCACGGCGAGGATCTGGTCCCCGTCCACCTCCTCGCCGGTGTGGTCCACGGCCAGGCAGCGGTCGGCGTCACCGTCGTGCGCGATGCCGAGGTCCGCGCCGTGCTCGACGACCGCGGCCTTGAGCAGGTCCAGGTGGGTCGAGCCGCAGCCGTCGTTGATGTTGAGCCCGTCCGGCTCGGCACCGATCGTGACGACCTGGGCGCCCGCCCGGGCGAACACCTCCGGCGAGACCCCCGAGGCCGCGCCGTGCGCTTCGTCCAGGACGATCTTCAGGCCGTCGAGCCGGTTGGGCAGCACCGCCAGCAGGTGGGCGATGTACTGCTCGAAGCCCTCGTCGTACGACCGTACGCGGCCGACGCCGGCCCCGGTCGGCCGCTGCCAGGGCTCACCGTGCCGGTGGGAGTCGTAGACCGCCTCGATCCGGTCCTCCAGCTCGTCGGCGAGTTTGTGGCCGCCGCGGGCGAAGAACTTGATGCCGTTGTCCGGCATGGCGTTGTGGCTGGCGGAGAGCATCACGCCGAGGTCGGCGCCGAGCGCGCCGGTCAGGTGCGCCACCGCGGGCGTCGGCAGCACGCCGACCCGCAGGACGTCGACGCCCGCGCTGGCCAGCCCGGCCACCACCGCGGCCTCCAGGAACTCCCCGGACGCGCGCGGGTCCCGTCCGACCACCGCCGTCGGCTTGTGGCCCTCGAAGGTGCCCGCCTCGGCCAGCACATGCGCCGCGGCGACGGAGAGGCCCAGCGCCAGCTCGGCCGTCAGATCCGCGTTGGCGACACCGCGCACGCCGTCCGTGCCGAAGAGTCGTCCCACTTGTCCTCCTGAGGAAGCATCGTTGTCGGAAGCGGACCGCGCCGCGTCGGGTGGCAGGCGACCCGGTATCCGATCACACAAGCCTTTGAGCGTCTTGTGCCGTTATACGCCCTTGGCTGGGATAAGCGAACGCCCCGGGGGCACATGTGGCGTGCCGCCGGGGCGTTCGGAGTACGCGGGGCCGAAGCCCGTACCACGTACGAGCAGGCAGCGAAGCTTAGCGCTTGCTGTACTGCGGAGCCTTGCGGGCCTTCTTCAGACCGGCCTTCTTCCGCTCGACCGCACGGTCGTCGCGCTTGAGGAAGCCGGCCTTCTTCAGCGGGCCGCGGTTGTTGTCGACGTCGGCCTCGTTCAGCGCGCGGGCGACACCGAGACGGAGCGCACCGGCCTGGCCGGAGACACCGCCACCGGCGATGCGGGCGATGACGTCGTAACGGCCGTCGAGCTCAAGGACCTTGAACGGCTCGTTGACTTCCTGCTGGTGCACCTTGTTCGGGAAGTAGTCCTCAAGGGTGCGACCGTTGATCTTCCACTTGCCGGTGCCCGGGACGATCCGGACGCGGGCGATGGCGTTCTTGCGGCGGCCCAGGCCGGCGGCCGGCTGCGGCTCGCCGAAGCGGGAGGCCAGGGACTCCGAGGTGTACTCGCCCTCGACGGGGACCTCGGACTCGGTGGTGTAGCTGTCGATGTCAAGCTCTTCGAGCGGCTGCTCGGCAGTGGTCTCGGCCACGATTCTCCTCAGATTCTCTTCAGTCTTAGGGGGTGGCCGGACTTACTGCGCGACCTGGGTGATCTCGAACGGCACCGGCTGCTGGGCCGCGTGCGGGTGCTGGTCACCCTTGTAGACCTTCAGCTTCGAGAGCATCTGACGGCCCAGGGAGTTCTTGGGGAGCATGCCCTTGACGGCCTTTTCGATGGCCTTCTCCGGGTTCTTGTCCAGCAGCTCGTCGTAACGGACGGAGCGCAGACCACCCGGGTAGCCGGAGTGGCGGTAGGCCATCTTCTGGGTCCGCTTGTTGCCGGACAGGTGCACCTTGTCGGCGTTGATGATGATGACGAAGTCACCAGCGTCGACGTGCGGCGCGTAGATCGGCTTGTGCTTGCCCCGGAGGAGGGTCGCAGCAGTGGTGGCGAGACGGCCCAGGACAACGTCCTGAGCGTCGATGACGTGCCACTGGCGCGTCACATCGCCGGGCTTGGGGCTGTACGTACGCACGGTTCGTAGCCTTCGCTTCGAGTGAATGGTCCTAAACAAGGTCACCGAAACGATCACGACAGCCTTGACCCACGGCGGCGACGCAAACCGCGTGCGTGGGGTCGCTGGTCATCGGCCCGGTGGACCGGTGTAAGGGCCCGTCCCGTGAGAATGAGCAAGCCAATACACAACGAAGAAGCAGGTTACCGGCTGGCCCCCGGGCGGGTCAAAACGAGGCGGGCCACCGGACGGCCCCCGTGCCACCGGGCCCCCGTCTAAGATGCGCCCCATGAGTTACGGGCAGGGGGGACCCCAGTCTCAGTGGGATCCCTGGAAACCGCATTCCCAGCAGCAGCCGTGGAACAGCGGAGAAGACGACGGGACGCCCGACTGGGCCGCGCTCGCCGAGGCCTCCGAGACCCGGAACAAGCGCCGCAAGCTGCTGTTCATAGCCGGCGGGGCGCTGGCCACGGTCGCGATAGGCACCGCGGTCGCCGTGGCCGTGGTCTCCGCGAACGGCGGTGACCCCGAGGCCGGCCCGAGCAACCTGCCCGCCACCGCCTCCATACCCGGCACCGGCAGCGCGACGCCGTCCTTCGAACCGACCAGCGCGCCGCCGCCGCTGAACCCCGCGGACTTCATATCCAGCGCCAAGAAGGACACCGCTCCGCTCGGCCCCGACACGCTCTTCCCCGGCAAGCAGCTCACCCTCGGCGACACCGTGTACACGAAGGGCGCCACGGACGACACCTCCGCCTGCGCCTCGGTCGCCGGCGGCACCCTGCCGCGCGTCCTCACCGCCAACGGCTGCACCCGCCTGCTGCGCGCCACCTACACCCACGGCGACATCGCGGTCACCGTGGGCGTCGCCGTCTTCGACGACGCGGCGCGGGCCGGCCGGGCCAAGGCACAGACCGACGACCGGTCCATCGTCCGCTCGCTGTACGGCAAGGGCGGCGTCAAGCCCTTCTGCGACGGGGCCTTCTGCCGCTCCACGCGCAATGCCTACGGCCGCTACGCCTACTTCACCATCTCCGGCTTCACCACCGGCAAGGACGTCACCAAGAACGACACCGCCGTCTTCGGCGCCGGCAACAGCCTGGCCCAGTTCACCGTGAACCAGATCCACCGCCGCGGCCAGGAGCAGGCCGAGGCCGCCGCCCGGTAGCCGGCCCGCCCGGCGGCCGCACCGGCCGGTTGCCGCCCCCGGCCGCTAGTACCGCTTCAGCCGCAGCCGCAGCGGCAGCACCGCCGACTCCAGCTGGGTGCGCAGCGTCATCTTGGACTCGCCCTCGGTGCGCTCGGCGAACCGGATGGGGATCTCCACGGCCGTGTGCCCGGCCCGGACGGCCCGGTACTTCAGCTCCACCTGGAAGCTGTAGCCGGCGCTGTCCAGGGACGTCAGGCCGACGTCCCGCAGGGTCCGCGCCGACCACAGGTTGAACCCGGCCGTGATGTCCTGGATGTCGGTGCCGAGGACGGCGCGCGCGTACCGGTTGGCGAACCGGGACAGCAGCACCCGGTGGGCGGCCCACTCCTCGTCCAGCGACCCGCCCTCGACGTAGCGGCTGCCGACCACCAGCCCGGCGCCGGAGTCGAGGGCCGCCTGGAGCATGCGGGGCACCGCCTCCACCGGGTGGCTGCCGTCGGCGTCCATCTGGACGACGTACTCGGCGCCCTCGTCCAGCGCGGCGGACATCCCGGCGGTGTACGCCCGGCCCAGCCCGTCCTTCTCGGTGCGGTGCAGCACGCTCATCCGGGTGCGGCCGTCGCCGTTGTACTTCTCGGCCAACTCCTCGGCGATCCGCCCGGTGCCGTCCGGGCTGGAGTCGTCGACGATCTTCAGCTGGAGCCCGTCCAGCTCCAGCCCGAGCACGGCCTCGGCCATGCCCGGCAGGTTCGCCGCCTCGTTGTAGGTCGGCATCACCACGGTGACCCGGGCCGCCTCGCTCTGTGCCATCACTGTCCCTCCCCTGCGGGCACCGGCCTGCCCGGTGCCCGGAACCACCAGCCCGCCGCGGCCCAGCGGTCCGCGTCGAGCCCCCCTCGCCCGTCCACGATGCGCGGCCGGGCCACCA
This window harbors:
- the glmM gene encoding phosphoglucosamine mutase gives rise to the protein MGRLFGTDGVRGVANADLTAELALGLSVAAAHVLAEAGTFEGHKPTAVVGRDPRASGEFLEAAVVAGLASAGVDVLRVGVLPTPAVAHLTGALGADLGVMLSASHNAMPDNGIKFFARGGHKLADELEDRIEAVYDSHRHGEPWQRPTGAGVGRVRSYDEGFEQYIAHLLAVLPNRLDGLKIVLDEAHGAASGVSPEVFARAGAQVVTIGAEPDGLNINDGCGSTHLDLLKAAVVEHGADLGIAHDGDADRCLAVDHTGEEVDGDQILAVLALALRERSALPADTVVATVMSNLGFKLAMEREGIRLVQTAVGDRYVLEEMKEHGYALGGEQSGHVIILDHATTGDGTLTGLLLAARVAQTGRTLRELASVMERLPQVLINVPDVDKSRVRTSADLAAAVAEAEHELGETGRVLLRPSGTEPLVRVMVEAADIEQARAVAGRLADAVKAALG
- the rpsI gene encoding 30S ribosomal protein S9; protein product: MAETTAEQPLEELDIDSYTTESEVPVEGEYTSESLASRFGEPQPAAGLGRRKNAIARVRIVPGTGKWKINGRTLEDYFPNKVHQQEVNEPFKVLELDGRYDVIARIAGGGVSGQAGALRLGVARALNEADVDNNRGPLKKAGFLKRDDRAVERKKAGLKKARKAPQYSKR
- a CDS encoding SDR family NAD(P)-dependent oxidoreductase — encoded protein: MTSTNAYLSGLFSLDGRVALVTGGSSGIGRAVAGALARAGASVVIVARRERELTDTVAELTADGCRAAWVSGDLGSRDGVRAVAEDAAAVFGEPDILVNSAGINLRPPLGELGEDVWDATMAVNLEAPFLLGQRFGPGMAERGFGRIIHISSQQAHRAFVQSGAYGVSKGGLESLARSQAEAWSPYGVTCNTLVPGFVMTPLNARLSADPERVAALAARTMTGRNGLAEDFAGAAVFLASGASAYVTGQSIHVDGGLSVH
- the coaA gene encoding type I pantothenate kinase, whose translation is MPRSAHRHRPEATPYVDLTRAEWSALRDKTPLPLSAEEVEKLRGLGDVIDLDEVRDIYLPLSRLLNLYVGATDGLRGALNTFLGEKGSQSGTPFVIGVAGSVAVGKSTVARLLQALLSRWPEHPRVELVTTDGFLLPTRELEARGLMSRKGFPESYDRRALTRFVADIKAGKDEVSAPVYSHLIYDIVPGERLVVRRPDILIVEGLNVLQPALPGKDGRTRVGLADYFDFSVYVDASTEDIERWYLSRFRKLRQTAFQDPSSYFRKYTQVSEEEALDYARMLWRTINQPNLVENIAPTRGRATLILRKGPDHKVQRLRLRKL
- a CDS encoding holo-ACP synthase — its product is MSIIGVGIDVAEIDRFRASLERTPGLAGRLFVERELLLPSGERRGIASLAARFAAKEALAKALGAPPGLHWTDAEVYVEDSGQPRLRVKGTVAARAAELGVRAWHVSLSHDAGVASAVVVAEG
- the rplM gene encoding 50S ribosomal protein L13; protein product: MRTYSPKPGDVTRQWHVIDAQDVVLGRLATTAATLLRGKHKPIYAPHVDAGDFVIIINADKVHLSGNKRTQKMAYRHSGYPGGLRSVRYDELLDKNPEKAIEKAVKGMLPKNSLGRQMLSKLKVYKGDQHPHAAQQPVPFEITQVAQ
- a CDS encoding DUF389 domain-containing protein; amino-acid sequence: MLHLRLITPAGQTEEVVRLIERTVGTTHLVVLPGTARDPVGDLVLCDVAREAADELIAGLRRLGLEDTGSIAVEDIGLSLSRRAEEAEKEAPGEGADAVLWEGLIEATHEESTLSVTYLAFITLATMIAACGVVLDNAILIVGAMAVGPEFGPLAGISAALVRRRPRLAWRSLLALLVGFAVAMALTSAFSLLMDATGLFSEDRLEGARPNTGFIYAPDWFSFVVAVLAGVAGILSLTSAKSGALVGVAISVTTVPAAANAAVALAYGDTSQTSGSTVQLLLNLLGIVLAGTLTLLAQKHFWERRLKRS
- a CDS encoding NAD(P)H-hydrate dehydratase — its product is MRTAYSVETVRAAERALMARLPEGALMRRAAAGLAAACAGLLGRVSGSRVVLLVGSGDNGGDALYAGARLARRGAGVTAVLLAPGRTHTAGLAALRRAGGRAVTADRGEAAVARARLVVDGIVGIGGKGGLRPDAARLAEAVERSGAAVVAVDLPSGVDADTGEVRGAALRADLTVTFGAYKPGLLVDPAREYAGVVRFVGIGIEPPPADAVLQALQHADVARLLPTPEAESDKYRRGVVGIAAGSARYPGAAVLAVSGALRGGAGAVRYVGPAGDAVLARYPETLVSDAGPAKAGRVQAWVTGPGAGDDAATVAEVLATDVPVLLDADGLRLADRDAVRGRGAPTLMTPHAGEAAALLGVRREEVEAARLAAARELAARYRATVLLKGSTTLVAGPDGGPVRVNPTGTPWLATAGSGDVLSGLAGSLLASGLDPLDAGSVAAYLHGLAGRFAAQGAPTGAHDVAARIPEAWRNVRG
- the glmS gene encoding glutamine--fructose-6-phosphate transaminase (isomerizing); the protein is MCGIVGYVGSQSALDVVMAGLKRLEYRGYDSAGVAVLADGGLAAAKKAGKLVNLEKELVERPLPTGSTGIGHTRWATHGGPTDANAHPHLDNAGRVAVVHNGIIENFAVLRAELAERGHELTSETDTEVVAHLLAEEFSVTADLAEAMRLVCRRLEGAFTLVAVHADAPDVVVGARRNSPLVVGVGEGEAFLASDVAAFIAHTRSAIELGQDQVVELRRDGVTVTGFDGRPADIRSYHVDWDASAAEKGGYDYFMLKEIAEQPKAVADTLLGRIDPSGSLTLDEVRISPSELREVDKVVIVACGTAFHAGLIAKYAIEHWTRIPCEVELASEFRYRDPILDGRSLVIAISQSGETMDTLMALRHAREQGSKVLAICNTNGSTIPRESDAVLYTHAGPEVAVASTKAFLTQLVACYLVALYLGQVRGTKWGDEVHAVIKDLSRISHEVERVLETMEPVRALARTLATKNTVLFLGRHVGYPVALEGALKLKELAYMHAEGFAAGELKHGPIALIEEDLPVVVVVPSPRGRSLLHDKIVSNIQEIRARGARTIVIAEEGDETVVPYADHLIRIPATPTLLQPLVATVPLQVFACELATARGNEVDQPRNLAKSVTVE
- a CDS encoding polyprenol monophosphomannose synthase codes for the protein MAQSEAARVTVVMPTYNEAANLPGMAEAVLGLELDGLQLKIVDDSSPDGTGRIAEELAEKYNGDGRTRMSVLHRTEKDGLGRAYTAGMSAALDEGAEYVVQMDADGSHPVEAVPRMLQAALDSGAGLVVGSRYVEGGSLDEEWAAHRVLLSRFANRYARAVLGTDIQDITAGFNLWSARTLRDVGLTSLDSAGYSFQVELKYRAVRAGHTAVEIPIRFAERTEGESKMTLRTQLESAVLPLRLRLKRY